Genomic window (Enterobacteriaceae bacterium 4M9):
GAAGGTATAAAAATCATCAGTGGTGTAGCGATAACCCAGTGCCTGAAAAGTGGTGCCAGTGGCATTGAGGGATTTTGCATACTGAAGTTTCCAGGCATACCCGTGATGTACACTGTCGTCAGCCAGCGTGCTTTTTGCGTTGGTGGCATCCACAGAAAGCGCACCAATAACGCCCATGTCTGCCCCAATACCCAGGGTAACAGCCTGATAAGCATTGCTTAGCTGGCTACCGCCATACAGTGAAATGCCTGCCGGGATGCCAGCAACCAGCGTGGCCTGCATAAAAGAAGGTGAATCCTGTCCGGTTTGCCCACGATAGTGACCCGCGGTAACGGCATAATTGAACTGGCCTTCACGCTGCAACACGGGTAGCGACGAGTAAGGTAATGAATAGCTGATCACCTGGCCGTCGTTTTCGGTAATGGTAACCAGCAGATCGCCGCTATTGCCCACTGCATAAAGGTCGTTTAATGCAAACGGACCCGGCGGCACATAAGCTTCATAGACGGTAAAGCTATTCTGTTTTACCGTCACTCTTGCGTTAGTGCGTGCAATTCCGCGCACGACAGGAGCAAACCCACGCAGGCTGTCTGGCAGCATGGCGTCTTCAGATGTCAGCTGAACGCCTGTGAAATTGAGGGTGTCGTAAATCCCATTAGGCGTGCTGGATTCTCCCAGCGTCAATGTACTGCGCAGGTTGGCCAGGGGGCGCTGTAGAAAGGTGTTAATGTTCAGCCAGTCCTGATGACGCGACTCTCCTGACTGGCTGTAGTTCCACGTTGATTGATTACGCAGGCGCCACGGCCCGACGTTTATTCCGCTGCTTAACCCAAGAAAATGGTTTTCAGTGGTTTTTCCTCTCGCTCGACCGGACGCACCACTGTAGTTGTAATTGAGCAACCCAGCAGTAATGCCGTCATCCCAGAATTCCGGCGCAATGTATCCCTGTGCAGCATTGCGTATCGCAATTTGCGGCACCGACAACAGGAGTTGAAGTTTTTCTTGAGTAAACGACATACTGGCGCCGGGAATGGTTTGCGTAAGCAAAATGCATTTGACGCTGTTGTCATAGCGAGAGGTTTCCACCCCGATTTTTGATATTATTTCTGGGGTCAGACAGGGTTCAAGCCCGGAGTTGCCTTCAAAAAAAGCAATATCATATGAACCGGCATAATGATTATTTAGTAGCACATCAACTTTATAGGTTCCGGGAGTCAGCGTATTCCCTTTCTGGAAACCCGCGAGATCGGCGACCGATGAAATGTCTGAATTCAGAAGTTCAGGATTAAAATCATAACGGGCATACAGTGAATGCGGCATGCTCATGGTAATGACCAGAAATAGTCGTCCATAACATTTCATTTTCCATCCTCCGGGTGGTTTATTACTTCACTGGCTGCGATGGTTCCAGACCACCGTAATCATTCACCAGTTGATAAGTGATATTTTTTGCCGAGGATTCCACGTCTATCTGAGAGGTAGAGAACGGAGCAACAGCCACACTGCGTGTTTTCAGCTGTGTGTTTCCTGACTTAATGTTGGCCACGTTGATGTAATATGGCGTAGGGTTTTTAAACGTAAGGGTGCTGCCATTTTGGCTTGCGGAAAGTTGTTTCATGGCCTCATCACTGCTCAGTGGTAATCCTGTCGGGCGATAAAACAGTTTTAGCTTACTGACAATGGCAAATTGCAGCGTGCTGCTGTCAGGTTGATTATCTTTACCTTTGGTAGGAATAGCTTTTACATTTATCCAGTAAAGCGTTTCTCTGTCCTGAGGAAGCTGCGGCCCGGAAAAAAGAATACGCAAGACATTCTCTTTTGACGGCTGAATGACAAACAGTGGTGGAGTGAGTACAAAATGATCGGTCTTTTTGCTGTTGGCATCCTCAATCCATGACTGAATTAAAAAAACCGCCGAGGAGTCTGTATTGTTAACGGATAAAGAAGCCTGCTTCGCGTCAGACTGATAAATAACGCGGGTGCTACCAACGCCGACGCCTCCGGCGATGGCGGCGGTGCTGATTGCCAGTGAAAGAACAATAACTGAAAGGTGTTTTAACAGAGACATCGCGTCGCTCCTTGATTTAAAAAAACAGGCAGGGTTTCCCCTGCCTGTAAAACATCACGCGTAGGTGATGGTGAAGTTTGCAGTTGCTTCAACACTACCGACGGTGACGGCGTCAGAAACAGAAATCATGTCTGCCATAAACGGCAGGACATTGCTTTCGGCTTGTAACGCGACAGGTTTAGACGCTGTACCTATAGAAAGTACTGAACCATCGTTGTCCATAATGTATACGCCAACGCCACTTGCTGTACCGGTTGACGTCAGCGCGTTGTACGTCGCATTTTGAACACCACTAAAGGTAATTGCTGCGGTAGCCGATTTACCGTCACACTGTTCCAGAACCAGTTCAAAGGGAGTCAGGTTTTGTGCTTTGGTACCGGCTTTGGCGCCAAAGGCACTCACCTTGACCTGCCCCAGATCCACGGTCTGGTTTGCGGTATCAGTAGAAACGACGCACGCGGCATCAACGACTTTACCAACAAAATTAATTGTTCCACCATTAACGGCAGCAGCGTTAGCTACAGTGGTGAAACCCATGGTCAGTGCTGCGATGGTGCTGATAAAAAAAGTCTTTTTCATAGTATATTCCTTCATTTGTAATGATTTCTTCCAATGGGTAAAAATAAACTGCTCAGGTAATGTGTTTTTTTGTGTGCCCTCCACTTTTGATAAAACATGCCGTTGAAAAAAATAATTTTTCAGTAATTAATCGCACTGTAAAAAGACATCGGCAAAAAAGTATTAGAGTTGTGTAAACCAGGCTCTTATTGAAAGTAAGTCGCGGCAAATAAACACCCCGGTGCTGTTGCAATTTATTAGCCCGAAATCACAAAAAAGCTTCCTTTTTAATCTGTACAGGTATTCAGTTGGTAGACGTTGTCTGGATGCGTACGTTGTTATGGTCATGCCGCGGCACAGTGAATTAATCAAATCCACCTCTCTCATTGACGTCACCTCCTGAACTATATGTGCGCTTGCGGATATATTCAGTAAATGTTGTAGTTCCTCAATGGAGATCTTTTTTGAAACAATTGCCGGATATCTCATGGTTTCTGAATGAACGACAGGCAGAGCGAGTAGTACTATTATTTTCATATAGCGCATGAACGCTTGTTTAAAGAGTCTGTTGCGTTTTTCATGGTTATGAATAGCAATGACAATAACGTCCCGTTTCGTGGGGGTTAGCTCATTATAATGATTCGCGTTAATGAAAAATTTATTCTGTGGTGCGTTACAAAGAGCATGCTTTAAACCTTCCAGAAAAAACATATCATCTGAGATAAAATAATAACTCATCAGCCTCCCTGGTTTTTACTCAGCAATATGAAGTGATTGTGCTCTCGTTATTCATTTCATTCTTGCTTGAGATGATTCTAGAGTTATTAATAATATTCGGTCTAATCATTTTTATTAATTGTTTTAAAAAAACATATCTAAAAATCAGGTAATGCCTGCTTTGTTTGTTTTTTGATTAGTTTAAGAATGCTAAATCATATGGTAGATTGTCGTTATCGTCATTCGATTGTCTTTGATACTTTTTTAACACATACATAAAGCACGTATTAACAATATTGTCGATATTGCCAGCAAATCCATAAAAAAGTGGTGTTAAAATCATCATTATAAATCTGAATTTACAAAACCATTCATTGTGTGTTTTTTATTTGCCTTAAAAGCCATTATTTTATTGTGGCTTTATTTAGGGGGTATCTAAGAAGGTGCTTAAGTTTAGGTGCAAAATTCCTGGTTGAAAAAATGCGGCTAATTCACAGCATTGATGGTTTGAAAATAAAAAATTGATGTAGAGCATATTTCACCATGCGCGCTATTTTATTGTGGATTGATCTATGTCAAACCCTGTCCTGGGTCATCAGCCATATAAGGGAAAAGTGGACGTTGACGGGAGTTGAGCTCTGCCTAAACCTCTTTTCAGCTCTGTTCGGGAGGCCTGAGCTGTCATCGTTTCAGTTGTCGCTGCGTCACCAGAATTAACATGAAGAACAAGTACC
Coding sequences:
- a CDS encoding fimbria/pilus outer membrane usher protein gives rise to the protein MKCYGRLFLVITMSMPHSLYARYDFNPELLNSDISSVADLAGFQKGNTLTPGTYKVDVLLNNHYAGSYDIAFFEGNSGLEPCLTPEIISKIGVETSRYDNSVKCILLTQTIPGASMSFTQEKLQLLLSVPQIAIRNAAQGYIAPEFWDDGITAGLLNYNYSGASGRARGKTTENHFLGLSSGINVGPWRLRNQSTWNYSQSGESRHQDWLNINTFLQRPLANLRSTLTLGESSTPNGIYDTLNFTGVQLTSEDAMLPDSLRGFAPVVRGIARTNARVTVKQNSFTVYEAYVPPGPFALNDLYAVGNSGDLLVTITENDGQVISYSLPYSSLPVLQREGQFNYAVTAGHYRGQTGQDSPSFMQATLVAGIPAGISLYGGSQLSNAYQAVTLGIGADMGVIGALSVDATNAKSTLADDSVHHGYAWKLQYAKSLNATGTTFQALGYRYTTDDFYTFSDTTWQRMSGYDQNDDGSVNLDQSYNLNYARKGNVQVSVSQTLGGFGSAYLTGVQQSYWQVDDKTTTVQAGLSATLHDITSTLAVSYNRNPWQNEPDKRVSLMFSVPLTKGYRAHGHNQAWATSGVSYDSKGNTTYSAGVNGNALSDNALSYSVQQSYANNDRAYGGNASVNNKGAYNTLNSAYSYGKDYRQLSAGASGGVIIHADGITFGQPLGDTNVLVDAAGAPGLPVDNRIGVKTDWRGYTYAPYATAYRNNRVALNQTDLPPGITLNDPVVNVVPTKGAIAKASFNAKRGLQVLFTLTQKGKALPLGTVVTLVDADTSSIVGDEGGVFLSGVPEKGTLEAQWGNRLNQKCRVSFDLSNNQTQAFIQKKTLRCD
- a CDS encoding fimbria/pilus periplasmic chaperone — encoded protein: MSLLKHLSVIVLSLAISTAAIAGGVGVGSTRVIYQSDAKQASLSVNNTDSSAVFLIQSWIEDANSKKTDHFVLTPPLFVIQPSKENVLRILFSGPQLPQDRETLYWINVKAIPTKGKDNQPDSSTLQFAIVSKLKLFYRPTGLPLSSDEAMKQLSASQNGSTLTFKNPTPYYINVANIKSGNTQLKTRSVAVAPFSTSQIDVESSAKNITYQLVNDYGGLEPSQPVK
- a CDS encoding fimbrial protein, producing the protein MKKTFFISTIAALTMGFTTVANAAAVNGGTINFVGKVVDAACVVSTDTANQTVDLGQVKVSAFGAKAGTKAQNLTPFELVLEQCDGKSATAAITFSGVQNATYNALTSTGTASGVGVYIMDNDGSVLSIGTASKPVALQAESNVLPFMADMISVSDAVTVGSVEATANFTITYA